Below is a window of Candidatus Hydrogenedentota bacterium DNA.
TGGTAGACAATGTCAATCAGCCGCACCTCCTTCGTGCGCTCCTCCCCATCATATTCGATCACATCGCCGACCCGCGCGCCCAAAAGCGCCGTGCCCAGCGAGGTCAGCACCGACACCCGGTCCGGCGCGCCAGACAGGTAACCCGGGTACACCAGGGTGCACAGGCGCTGCCGGCCCGTGTCCACGTCCTGCAGTATCAGGCTGGAGTTCATCGTCACGATGTCCTCCGGCACCTGCTCATCATGCAGCACCGTGGCATGGTCCAGTTCCTCGTGCAGCCGCCGCACCGAGCCCCAGGAATCCTCATCCACACCGC
It encodes the following:
- a CDS encoding GreA/GreB family elongation factor is translated as MSARQILVTERDRETLEKRIDLMTGGVDEDSWGSVRRLHEELDHATVLHDEQVPEDIVTMNSSLILQDVDTGRQRLCTLVYPGYLSGAPDRVSVLTSLGTALLGARVGDVIEYDGEERTKEVRLIDIVYQPEAAGHKHL